Proteins encoded in a region of the Campylobacter geochelonis genome:
- a CDS encoding MlaE family ABC transporter permease → MNNSRVEIENNPNFVEISLVGDWTYKASKKSINTIKNIINKNQNIALNLSSVTKLDYAMAIILHEFELKFKDKFKFVNSSQSYSDIFKLIDDKNVDFNYIPQSPKSTILEDIGKSAIEAYESFLNFAYFIGELFSKFVYTLLNPSKIRLKEVSNHCKYAGINAIFIVCLTCFLIGVVLVYIGAGMLSRFGASIYVIEIMGMLTLRELGPLIAAIVMAGRSASSFTAQIGVMKITEEIDAMKTMSFDPFIFLVMPRIIAMVIITPLVIFLADMASLAGQILVANWYLDISFSTYVDRFKEFVGVRHFIVGMIKAPFFGLIIALVGCFRGFEVKGNTQSLGTLTTTSVVNAIFWVIAIDAVFAIFFSQTSL, encoded by the coding sequence TTGAACAATAGTCGCGTGGAGATAGAAAACAACCCAAATTTTGTTGAAATTTCTTTAGTTGGTGATTGGACATATAAGGCTTCAAAAAAGTCTATTAACACAATAAAAAATATCATAAATAAAAATCAAAATATCGCTTTAAATTTATCTAGCGTTACTAAGCTTGATTACGCTATGGCGATAATCTTGCATGAGTTTGAGCTTAAATTTAAAGATAAATTTAAATTTGTAAACTCAAGCCAAAGTTATAGCGATATTTTTAAGTTAATTGATGATAAAAATGTCGATTTTAACTACATACCACAAAGCCCTAAAAGCACCATTTTAGAAGATATAGGCAAGAGTGCAATCGAGGCTTATGAGAGTTTTTTAAATTTTGCATATTTTATCGGCGAACTTTTTTCTAAATTTGTCTATACGCTACTAAATCCTAGTAAAATTCGCCTAAAAGAGGTGAGTAATCACTGTAAATACGCAGGAATAAATGCTATTTTCATCGTTTGTTTAACCTGCTTTTTAATCGGCGTTGTGCTTGTTTATATCGGCGCTGGTATGTTATCAAGGTTTGGCGCTTCTATTTATGTTATCGAGATAATGGGAATGCTTACTCTTCGCGAACTTGGGCCTTTGATTGCAGCTATTGTTATGGCTGGACGCTCAGCTTCATCTTTTACAGCGCAAATTGGCGTTATGAAGATAACTGAAGAGATAGATGCGATGAAGACTATGAGTTTTGATCCTTTTATCTTTCTTGTTATGCCCAGAATTATCGCAATGGTCATCATAACTCCACTTGTGATATTTCTAGCTGATATGGCAAGTTTGGCTGGGCAAATTTTAGTAGCAAACTGGTATCTTGATATAAGTTTTTCAACTTATGTTGATAGATTTAAGGAATTTGTTGGCGTTAGACACTTTATCGTTGGAATGATAAAAGCACCATTTTTTGGGCTAATTATAGCTTTGGTTGGTTGCTTTCGTGGGTTTGAAGTTAAAGGAAATACTCAAAGCCTTGGGACTTTAACCACTACAAGCGTTGTAAATGCGATATTTTGGGTTATAGCAATAGACGCTGTTTTTGCTATATTTTTCTCTCAAACATCGTTATGA
- the murJ gene encoding murein biosynthesis integral membrane protein MurJ: MVKKFAFLKGFFTNSFGILTSRVLGLLRDLLTANVLGAGVWSDIFFVAFKLPNLFRRLFGEGAFTQSFLPGFVASKKKGIFAASVFIRFFLFLLFLTTLVMVFAPFFTKFIALGFDKTTIEMSVPYVMINFWYLVFIFLVTLFASLLQYRGHFATTAFSTALLNLAMIGALFLAKGKSQELAVLYLSIGVVTGGVLQALVHIIALQHTGMLRVFLGGFKKLMQKKNKKIAKDETKGFYKNFFHGVVGSSAAQIGSFIDTWFASFLAFGSISYLYYTNRIFQLPLALFAIALSTALFPKISKQIKSGNDTLALNLLSQSFHFLLALLLFSTIGGVMLSKEIIALLFQRGEFTSTDTLNSAPVLVAYMVGLVPFGLAKIFSLWLYAKMKQNIAAKITIQTLVLNLLLCALLVKPLGASGLALASSVGGLYLLVMNIKEFGFNNFLAIIRAKKIAVILVICLIEILILWLFKGFM, encoded by the coding sequence ATAGTAAAAAAATTCGCCTTTTTAAAAGGCTTTTTCACCAACAGTTTTGGAATTTTAACCTCTCGAGTTTTAGGGCTTTTAAGGGATTTGCTTACGGCAAATGTTTTAGGCGCTGGAGTGTGGAGCGATATATTTTTTGTAGCATTTAAACTGCCAAATTTATTTAGACGTTTGTTTGGGGAAGGTGCTTTTACGCAGTCCTTTTTACCAGGTTTTGTCGCCTCTAAGAAAAAAGGAATTTTTGCAGCGAGTGTTTTTATCCGCTTTTTTCTTTTTTTACTTTTTTTAACAACTTTGGTTATGGTTTTTGCGCCATTTTTTACTAAATTTATCGCACTTGGCTTTGATAAAACGACAATCGAAATGTCTGTGCCATATGTGATGATAAATTTTTGGTATTTGGTTTTTATATTTTTAGTTACGCTTTTTGCTTCGCTTTTGCAGTATCGTGGGCATTTCGCAACGACTGCATTTTCAACTGCGCTATTAAATTTAGCTATGATTGGAGCACTTTTTTTAGCCAAAGGAAAAAGTCAAGAGCTAGCTGTTCTGTACTTAAGTATCGGTGTTGTAACTGGTGGCGTGCTTCAAGCGCTCGTTCACATCATCGCTTTGCAGCATACTGGGATGCTAAGAGTCTTTTTAGGCGGATTTAAAAAGCTAATGCAGAAAAAAAACAAAAAAATAGCAAAAGATGAAACAAAAGGCTTTTATAAAAACTTTTTTCACGGAGTTGTTGGCTCAAGTGCGGCGCAAATCGGCTCTTTTATTGATACTTGGTTTGCAAGTTTTTTGGCCTTTGGAAGCATAAGTTATCTTTACTATACAAACAGAATTTTTCAACTCCCGCTTGCGCTTTTTGCCATCGCTCTTTCAACCGCGCTTTTTCCAAAGATAAGCAAACAGATAAAATCAGGAAATGACACTTTAGCGCTAAATTTACTCTCTCAAAGCTTTCACTTTTTGCTTGCTTTGCTTTTGTTTTCAACGATTGGCGGAGTTATGCTTTCTAAAGAGATAATAGCGCTTTTGTTTCAAAGAGGTGAGTTTACTAGCACAGATACGCTAAACTCAGCTCCAGTTTTAGTCGCTTACATGGTTGGACTTGTTCCTTTTGGTCTGGCTAAAATCTTCTCGCTTTGGCTATATGCAAAGATGAAGCAAAATATCGCTGCTAAGATAACAATCCAAACTTTAGTTCTAAATTTACTCCTTTGCGCGCTTTTGGTTAAACCTTTAGGTGCTAGTGGATTAGCGCTTGCAAGCTCTGTTGGTGGGCTTTACTTGCTTGTTATGAATATAAAAGAATTTGGCTTTAATAATTTTTTAGCTATAATCAGAGCTAAAAAAATCGCCGTGATTTTGGTGATTTGCTTAATCGAAATTTTAATATTATGGCTTTTTAAGGGTTTTATGTGA
- the cysS gene encoding cysteine--tRNA ligase: protein MVIYDSVLKKKVKFEPICENEARIYVCGPTVYDDAHLGHAKSAISFDLLRRVLIACGYRVKFVKNFTDIDDKILKKMAESGKSLEQITSFYIDRYLADMNALNVLRADIEPKATQSLKGIIEYISNLLSQNFAYKLDDGIYFDTSKDSKYLSLSGKFDNNEKIARIQSNECKKDSKDFVLWKFDENWYESPFGKGRPGWHTECVAMIKEHLESEDFKFSIDIHAGGLDLLFPHHENEAAQCRCSEHKSLAKYWMHNGFVQVDNEKMSKSLGNSFFVKDALNLVPGEALRYYLMSSHYRANFNYSISDLQASKKRLDKIYRLKKRLGGANKSEVNAKFKDEILSALSDDLNSSLALASLDIMVNQANEQLDKSPKDKAFKAQTLANLDFVKDVLGILVCDENEYFQFGVNLEEKEQISALINERNLAKKEKNFAKADEIREILNNKGIAIMDTANGTIWEKI, encoded by the coding sequence ATGGTTATATATGATAGTGTTTTGAAAAAAAAAGTTAAATTTGAACCGATTTGCGAAAATGAGGCAAGAATTTATGTCTGCGGTCCAACTGTGTATGATGATGCGCATTTAGGCCATGCAAAAAGTGCCATTAGCTTTGACTTGCTTAGACGAGTTTTAATCGCTTGTGGGTATAGAGTTAAATTTGTTAAAAACTTTACCGATATCGATGATAAAATTTTAAAAAAAATGGCTGAAAGTGGCAAAAGTTTAGAGCAAATCACATCTTTTTACATAGATAGATATCTTGCTGATATGAACGCTTTAAATGTCCTAAGAGCCGATATCGAACCAAAAGCAACACAAAGTTTAAAAGGCATTATAGAGTATATTTCAAATTTGCTTAGCCAAAATTTTGCATATAAACTTGATGATGGAATTTACTTTGATACCTCAAAAGATAGCAAATACCTTAGCTTAAGTGGCAAATTTGATAACAACGAAAAAATAGCACGAATCCAAAGCAATGAATGCAAAAAAGATAGTAAAGATTTTGTGCTTTGGAAATTTGATGAAAACTGGTATGAAAGCCCATTTGGCAAGGGTCGTCCAGGCTGGCACACTGAATGCGTGGCGATGATAAAAGAGCATTTAGAAAGTGAGGATTTTAAATTTAGTATTGATATTCACGCTGGAGGACTTGATCTGCTTTTTCCACACCATGAAAACGAAGCCGCACAATGCAGATGTAGCGAACATAAAAGCCTAGCAAAATACTGGATGCACAATGGCTTTGTCCAAGTAGATAACGAAAAGATGAGTAAGAGTTTAGGCAATAGCTTTTTTGTAAAAGATGCGCTAAATTTAGTCCCTGGCGAGGCTTTGAGGTATTATTTGATGAGTTCGCACTATAGAGCAAATTTTAACTACAGCATAAGCGATTTACAAGCTAGTAAAAAACGACTTGATAAAATTTACCGCCTTAAAAAGCGCCTTGGCGGAGCTAATAAAAGCGAAGTTAATGCCAAATTTAAAGATGAAATACTAAGCGCTTTAAGCGATGATTTAAACTCATCTTTAGCTCTTGCTAGCCTTGATATAATGGTAAATCAAGCAAATGAACAACTTGATAAAAGCCCAAAAGATAAAGCTTTTAAAGCGCAAACCTTAGCAAATTTAGACTTTGTTAAAGATGTTTTGGGAATTTTGGTTTGCGATGAGAATGAATACTTTCAATTTGGCGTAAATTTAGAAGAAAAAGAGCAAATTTCAGCGCTTATAAATGAACGAAATTTAGCCAAAAAAGAGAAAAATTTTGCAAAAGCAGATGAGATTAGAGAAATTTTAAACAACAAAGGAATTGCTATAATGGATACGGCAAATGGCACGATTTGGGAGAAAATATGA
- a CDS encoding ABC transporter ATP-binding protein produces the protein MNGVKEVFKRFSPYIKDYIPQFTLAIIGMLMAAGGTSATAWLIEPVLNKIFINKDETLLYILPYAIIAIYAIKSGGTYMQRYFTVYIGQDIIRQFREKMVKNLINLDMKFFNEFRTGELISRTVNDIDRIRNIVSNMIPEFFTNLIQIFGLLCVVIYQSPKLSLFALVVLPAAIYPLSILAKKMKKISKNAQEKTSDITSALSEIYTNIEIIKANNAENKEINRFKIENDKFFRLNLKSVKTGELVSPIMETLGAIGIATVIMIGGKEVIDNEITVGSFFSFLTALFMLYTPVKKISSLYNSMQDAVAASERTFELIDKVASIVGGNEEFPKAVKSIHFQDVWLKYDDKEVLKGINLSAYRGEMIALVGNSGGGKTSLINSLMRFYDISSGNILVNNSDLYDFSLQSVRENIGLVSQRVYIFNDTVANNVAYSGEFDEEKVIKALKMANAYEFVSKLENGINTVLSEFGSNLSGGQRQRIAIARMLYKNPQIIILDEATSALDNTSENAITEVIENLRKDKIIFVVAHRLSTVKNATNIAVINNGKVIGFGDDATLSSQCEAYMKLKGTFELNS, from the coding sequence ATGAACGGAGTAAAAGAGGTTTTTAAAAGATTTAGCCCGTATATAAAAGACTACATCCCGCAATTTACGCTTGCAATCATCGGTATGCTAATGGCAGCTGGTGGCACATCAGCGACTGCTTGGCTTATTGAGCCGGTTTTAAATAAAATTTTTATAAACAAAGATGAAACCCTACTTTATATACTTCCTTATGCAATTATCGCAATTTATGCTATAAAAAGCGGCGGAACGTATATGCAGCGCTATTTTACCGTTTATATCGGACAAGATATCATCAGACAATTTCGCGAAAAAATGGTTAAAAACTTAATAAATTTGGATATGAAATTCTTTAATGAATTTCGCACAGGTGAACTTATCAGTAGAACCGTAAATGACATCGATAGAATTAGAAACATAGTTTCAAACATGATACCGGAGTTTTTTACAAATTTAATCCAAATTTTTGGACTTTTATGCGTTGTGATTTATCAAAGTCCAAAGCTTTCACTTTTTGCTTTGGTTGTCCTTCCTGCTGCGATTTATCCACTTTCCATACTTGCAAAAAAGATGAAAAAAATCTCAAAAAATGCTCAAGAAAAAACATCGGATATAACTTCAGCTTTAAGTGAAATTTATACAAATATCGAGATTATCAAAGCAAATAACGCAGAAAACAAAGAGATAAATCGCTTCAAAATAGAAAATGACAAATTTTTTAGACTAAATTTAAAATCGGTCAAAACAGGCGAGCTAGTAAGCCCTATAATGGAGACTTTAGGCGCGATTGGAATCGCAACCGTTATCATGATAGGCGGAAAAGAGGTTATCGATAACGAGATAACAGTGGGAAGCTTTTTTTCATTTTTAACCGCTTTGTTTATGCTTTATACGCCGGTTAAAAAAATCTCAAGTCTATATAACAGCATGCAAGATGCAGTAGCAGCGAGCGAAAGGACTTTTGAGCTTATAGATAAAGTTGCTTCTATCGTTGGTGGAAATGAGGAGTTTCCAAAAGCTGTAAAATCTATCCATTTTCAAGATGTTTGGTTAAAATACGATGATAAAGAGGTCTTAAAAGGGATAAATTTAAGCGCTTATAGAGGCGAGATGATAGCGCTAGTTGGAAACAGTGGCGGTGGCAAAACTTCTCTTATAAACTCACTTATGAGATTTTATGATATCTCAAGTGGAAATATTTTAGTAAACAATAGCGATTTATACGACTTTAGCCTACAAAGCGTTCGTGAAAACATCGGTTTAGTAAGCCAACGCGTCTATATCTTTAACGATACAGTGGCAAATAATGTCGCATATAGTGGCGAATTTGATGAAGAAAAAGTTATCAAAGCTTTAAAAATGGCAAATGCTTACGAGTTTGTAAGCAAACTAGAAAACGGCATAAATACGGTACTAAGCGAATTTGGTTCAAATTTAAGTGGCGGACAAAGGCAAAGGATTGCAATAGCTAGAATGCTTTATAAAAATCCGCAAATTATCATCTTAGATGAGGCAACTTCAGCGCTTGATAACACAAGCGAAAATGCCATAACTGAAGTGATAGAGAATTTGCGAAAAGATAAGATTATATTTGTTGTAGCGCATAGACTTTCAACAGTTAAAAATGCTACAAACATCGCTGTTATAAACAATGGCAAGGTTATAGGGTTTGGAGATGATGCGACATTAAGCTCTCAATGCGAGGCGTATATGAAGCTAAAAGGAACTTTTGAACTAAATAGTTAG
- a CDS encoding quinone-dependent dihydroorotate dehydrogenase has translation MFDYSTLKKIFFKFQPETAHNIAEFGLKSTNLFPGILSFVANKFVINDKALHQNLMGANFYNPVGLAGGFDKNATMLRPLASLGFGYMEFGTITPKAQSGNEKPRLFRLVEDESIQNAMGFNNDGCEAVKKNVEKIYPFAVPLIANIGKNKITPNENAIDDYEFLTREFSDFCNMFLINVSSPNTPNLRDLQDESFINEIFSSLQKITTKPIIFKIAADLEHDKAISLCKTAANAGAAAIVINNTSIDYSLLPNIKEQKGGISGKLITQKSRELFKAVADELYGETVLISCGGIDSAKEAYNRIKMGANLVQIYTSFIFKGPSIVKDINEGLLKLLKDDGFTHISQAVGVDVKKG, from the coding sequence ATGTTTGATTACAGCACATTAAAAAAGATATTTTTCAAATTTCAGCCTGAAACTGCACATAACATCGCAGAATTCGGGCTTAAAAGCACAAATTTATTCCCTGGAATTCTAAGTTTTGTGGCAAATAAATTTGTTATAAACGACAAGGCGCTGCACCAAAATTTAATGGGTGCTAACTTTTATAACCCAGTTGGGCTTGCTGGTGGATTTGATAAAAATGCAACTATGCTAAGACCACTTGCTTCACTTGGTTTTGGCTATATGGAGTTTGGAACAATCACACCAAAAGCTCAAAGCGGAAACGAAAAACCACGCCTTTTTAGGCTCGTAGAAGATGAAAGCATACAAAATGCAATGGGGTTTAACAACGATGGTTGCGAGGCGGTTAAAAAAAATGTAGAAAAAATTTATCCATTTGCCGTTCCACTTATCGCAAATATCGGCAAAAACAAAATCACACCAAATGAAAATGCCATAGATGACTACGAGTTTTTAACTCGCGAATTTAGTGATTTTTGCAATATGTTTTTGATAAATGTTAGCTCGCCAAATACTCCAAATTTACGCGATTTGCAAGATGAGAGTTTTATAAATGAAATTTTTTCTAGCCTACAAAAAATCACAACTAAGCCAATTATCTTTAAAATTGCAGCTGATTTAGAACACGATAAGGCAATTTCACTTTGCAAAACTGCAGCAAATGCAGGAGCAGCAGCGATTGTTATAAACAATACAAGCATTGATTACTCGCTCTTGCCAAACATAAAAGAGCAAAAAGGCGGCATTAGCGGAAAGCTGATAACTCAAAAATCACGAGAGCTTTTTAAAGCCGTTGCAGATGAGCTTTATGGTGAAACGGTTTTGATTAGTTGTGGCGGGATTGATAGCGCAAAAGAAGCCTATAATCGCATAAAAATGGGTGCAAATTTAGTTCAAATTTACACATCTTTTATTTTCAAAGGTCCAAGTATCGTTAAAGATATCAACGAAGGTTTGCTAAAACTGCTTAAAGATGATGGCTTCACTCATATCAGCCAAGCTGTTGGCGTAGATGTTAAAAAAGGTTAA
- a CDS encoding M16 family metallopeptidase: MLPKFEKITLENELEVYHIPLNLGSDVISIDLFYKVGSRNETMGKSGIAHMLEHLNFKSTKTRKSGEFDKIVKGFGGVNNASTGFDYTHYFIKCSKSNLDTSLELYADIMANLNLLDEEFRPERDVVLEERLWRTDNNPSGYLFFRLYNTAFIYHPYHWTPIGFKDDIKNWSIEDIREFHAKFYQPKNAVLLISGDISKDEAFKYAKKHFNDIKNSCEVPVLHTFEPKQDGEKTAILHKDSEVEILAMAYKIPPFTHKDNVALDAISEYLTNGKSAILNRILVDEKELLNQVETYNMAGIDENLFIIFAICNPDVKAQSVKAEILEILNTLKENELEDDDLTKIKNSVKAQFVYSLDSASKVASLYGKYIVQGNLEELFNLQDRVNELNKDDIKTVFNRYFNNANLTTMILRKD; the protein is encoded by the coding sequence ATGCTACCAAAATTTGAAAAAATAACTCTTGAAAATGAACTTGAAGTTTATCACATACCACTAAATTTAGGTAGTGATGTTATAAGCATAGATTTGTTTTATAAAGTTGGTTCAAGAAACGAAACGATGGGGAAAAGCGGAATCGCACATATGCTTGAACACCTAAATTTCAAATCAACCAAAACTCGCAAATCAGGCGAATTCGATAAGATAGTAAAAGGTTTTGGCGGGGTAAATAACGCCTCAACCGGCTTTGACTACACACACTATTTTATCAAATGTTCAAAGTCAAATTTAGATACTTCACTTGAACTATACGCCGATATAATGGCAAATTTAAACTTGCTTGATGAAGAGTTTAGACCAGAACGAGATGTCGTGCTTGAAGAGAGACTTTGGCGAACTGATAATAATCCAAGCGGATATCTGTTTTTTAGGCTCTATAATACAGCCTTTATCTACCATCCATATCACTGGACGCCAATAGGTTTTAAAGATGATATAAAAAACTGGAGTATTGAAGATATTCGCGAATTTCACGCTAAATTCTATCAACCAAAAAATGCAGTTTTGCTTATAAGTGGTGATATTAGCAAAGATGAGGCATTTAAGTATGCTAAAAAGCATTTTAATGATATAAAAAATAGTTGCGAAGTACCTGTTTTACATACTTTTGAGCCAAAACAAGATGGAGAAAAAACAGCGATTTTACACAAAGATAGCGAAGTTGAAATTCTAGCAATGGCGTATAAAATTCCACCATTTACCCATAAAGATAATGTTGCGCTTGATGCGATTAGTGAGTATTTAACAAACGGTAAAAGCGCGATTTTAAACCGAATTTTAGTCGATGAAAAAGAGCTTTTAAATCAAGTTGAGACTTATAACATGGCTGGAATAGATGAGAATTTATTTATAATCTTTGCGATATGTAATCCTGATGTAAAAGCACAAAGCGTAAAAGCTGAAATTTTAGAGATTTTAAATACTTTAAAAGAAAACGAGCTTGAAGATGATGATTTAACTAAGATTAAAAACAGCGTAAAAGCACAGTTTGTATACTCCTTAGACAGCGCTAGCAAGGTAGCATCTTTATATGGAAAATACATCGTTCAAGGCAACTTAGAAGAGCTTTTTAACCTTCAAGATAGAGTAAATGAACTTAACAAAGATGATATAAAAACGGTTTTTAACAGATATTTTAATAACGCAAATTTAACTACAATGATTTTAAGAAAGGATTGA
- the dapA gene encoding 4-hydroxy-tetrahydrodipicolinate synthase, whose translation MDKNIIIGAMTALITPFKDGKLDEATYAKLIKRQIDNGIDAVVPVGTTGESATLTHDEHRVCIEIAVDVCKNTHVKVLAGAGSNATHEAVGLAKFAQTHGADGILSVTPYYNKPTQNGLYLHYKEIASSVEIPVLLYNVPGRTGCEIATDTIIKLFNDCQNIYGVKEASGNIDKCVDLLAHEPRLVVVSGEDAINYPILSNGGKGVISVTSNLLPDYTSKLTHLAMDNEFLKAKEINDAMYNINKVMFCESNPIPVKAAMYIAGLTPTLEYRLPLCEPSSENMKKIENIMKQYNIKGF comes from the coding sequence ATGGATAAAAATATAATAATAGGCGCAATGACAGCTCTTATAACCCCCTTTAAAGATGGAAAGCTAGATGAAGCAACATACGCAAAGCTTATAAAAAGACAAATCGATAATGGTATCGATGCTGTAGTTCCAGTAGGCACAACTGGCGAGAGTGCGACTTTAACCCATGATGAGCATAGAGTTTGTATAGAAATCGCCGTTGATGTATGTAAAAATACGCATGTAAAAGTTCTAGCAGGAGCAGGAAGCAACGCAACTCATGAGGCAGTTGGGCTGGCTAAATTTGCTCAAACTCATGGTGCTGATGGAATTCTTTCAGTCACTCCATACTACAACAAACCAACGCAAAATGGACTTTATCTTCACTATAAAGAGATAGCTTCTTCGGTAGAAATTCCAGTTTTACTCTATAATGTTCCAGGAAGAACAGGTTGTGAGATAGCAACAGATACTATTATAAAATTATTTAATGATTGCCAAAATATATATGGGGTAAAAGAGGCGAGTGGAAATATCGATAAATGCGTTGATTTACTAGCTCATGAACCTCGCCTTGTAGTTGTAAGCGGCGAAGATGCGATAAACTATCCGATTTTAAGCAATGGCGGAAAAGGCGTTATATCAGTTACTTCAAACCTGCTTCCTGATTACACCTCAAAGCTAACTCATCTTGCTATGGATAATGAGTTTTTAAAAGCAAAAGAGATAAATGATGCGATGTATAACATAAACAAAGTTATGTTTTGCGAAAGTAACCCAATACCAGTTAAAGCTGCGATGTATATAGCAGGACTTACTCCTACTTTAGAGTATAGACTGCCACTTTGCGAGCCAAGTAGCGAGAATATGAAAAAAATAGAAAATATAATGAAACAATATAATATAAAAGGATTTTAA
- a CDS encoding enoyl-ACP reductase, translating to MDSFFRDKTLVISGGTRGIGRAIVLEFAKAGANIAFTYNSNGELAEQQAKELAKEYGIKAKAYPFNILQPETYKELFLEIDKDFDRVDFFISNAIISGRAVAGGYTKFMKLKPRGINNIFTATVNAFVVGAQEAAKRMEKVGGGSIVSLSSTGNIVYIENYSGHGTAKAAVEAMARYAATELGEKNIRVNVVSGGPIETDALRAFTNYEEVRDITAKLSPLGRMGQPEDLAGACLFLCSDKASWVTGHTFIVDGGTTFK from the coding sequence ATGGATAGTTTTTTTAGGGATAAGACTTTAGTTATAAGTGGTGGAACAAGAGGTATAGGAAGAGCCATAGTGCTTGAGTTTGCAAAAGCAGGAGCAAATATAGCTTTTACTTATAACTCAAATGGCGAGCTAGCCGAGCAACAAGCAAAAGAACTAGCAAAAGAGTATGGTATAAAAGCTAAAGCTTACCCTTTTAATATACTTCAACCAGAAACTTATAAAGAACTTTTTTTAGAGATTGATAAGGATTTTGATAGAGTTGATTTTTTCATATCAAATGCTATTATTTCAGGGCGTGCAGTCGCTGGTGGATATACTAAATTTATGAAGTTAAAACCACGAGGCATAAACAACATCTTCACAGCTACGGTAAATGCCTTTGTAGTTGGCGCTCAAGAAGCAGCAAAACGTATGGAAAAAGTTGGTGGTGGAAGTATAGTTTCACTTAGTTCAACTGGAAACATAGTCTATATAGAAAACTACTCAGGTCATGGAACTGCAAAAGCTGCTGTTGAAGCCATGGCAAGATACGCCGCGACTGAGCTTGGTGAGAAAAACATAAGAGTTAATGTCGTCAGCGGAGGTCCTATTGAAACTGATGCTTTAAGAGCCTTTACAAACTACGAAGAAGTTAGAGATATCACAGCTAAACTTAGCCCACTTGGCAGAATGGGACAACCTGAGGATTTAGCTGGTGCGTGTCTTTTCCTATGTTCAGATAAAGCTAGCTGGGTAACTGGGCATACCTTTATCGTTGATGGTGGGACAACATTTAAATAA
- the pgsA gene encoding CDP-diacylglycerol--glycerol-3-phosphate 3-phosphatidyltransferase, which yields MMLNLPNILAIFRVVLAFLFFFLLVNSNLLGGIHQSWINYFAALVFVIASVTDFFDGFIARSWNQMTKFGAIIDPLADKMLTLAGFLGLMFIDRANPWAVYLILVREFFITGFRVIMASDGVEVAASMAGKVKTVFQMIAIGFLTMQWFGGEILLWIAVLLTLYSGFEYIFAYINEMKNRREI from the coding sequence ATAATGCTAAATTTACCAAACATACTAGCCATTTTTAGGGTCGTTCTAGCCTTTTTGTTTTTTTTCTTGTTAGTAAATTCTAACCTTTTAGGCGGAATTCATCAAAGCTGGATAAACTATTTTGCTGCTTTAGTTTTTGTTATCGCTTCAGTTACTGACTTTTTCGATGGTTTTATAGCAAGAAGCTGGAACCAGATGACTAAATTTGGAGCGATTATAGATCCATTAGCTGATAAAATGCTAACCTTAGCCGGCTTTTTAGGACTTATGTTTATAGATAGAGCCAACCCGTGGGCGGTCTATCTTATACTTGTAAGAGAGTTTTTTATAACTGGTTTTAGAGTTATCATGGCAAGTGATGGCGTAGAAGTTGCTGCTAGTATGGCTGGTAAGGTTAAAACTGTTTTTCAAATGATAGCCATTGGCTTTTTAACTATGCAGTGGTTTGGGGGTGAAATTTTGCTTTGGATTGCTGTTTTATTAACACTATATTCAGGTTTTGAGTATATTTTTGCCTATATAAACGAGATGAAAAACAGGAGAGAAATTTGA